The Fibrobacter sp. UWB2 genome window below encodes:
- a CDS encoding DNA-deoxyinosine glycosylase: MATKKSQTKTAKNTRTRVTHEFPALFDANSEVLLLGSIPSPKSREQGFYYGHPQNRFWKVLASVLNEPLPATIDEKKSMLLKHHIALWDVLDSCTIIGASDTSIEDVVPNDITSLLAQTKIKRIFCTGATAHKLYEKYCEKSTGIKAVKLPSTSPANCAVKFEKLVEAYRVITNN, from the coding sequence ATGGCAACAAAGAAGTCGCAAACTAAAACCGCAAAGAATACGAGGACTCGGGTAACGCATGAGTTCCCTGCGCTATTTGACGCAAATTCGGAGGTTCTTTTGCTCGGTTCCATCCCCTCGCCCAAATCGCGCGAACAGGGCTTCTATTACGGGCATCCGCAAAACCGTTTCTGGAAAGTTCTCGCAAGCGTCTTGAACGAGCCTCTCCCCGCAACCATCGATGAGAAAAAATCGATGCTTTTAAAGCACCACATCGCCCTTTGGGACGTTCTCGACAGTTGCACCATCATCGGGGCAAGTGACACGAGCATCGAAGATGTCGTGCCCAACGACATCACCTCGCTCCTCGCCCAAACGAAAATCAAACGCATCTTTTGCACAGGCGCCACCGCCCACAAGCTCTACGAAAAGTACTGCGAAAAATCGACCGGAATCAAGGCTGTAAAGCTACCTTCCACCTCCCCCGCCAACTGCGCCGTCAAATTCGAGAAGCTCGTGGAAGCGTACCGAGTAATAACTAACAACTAA
- a CDS encoding peptide chain release factor 3, which produces MNPEIEKRRTFAIVSHPDAGKTTITEKFLWYGNVIREAGHVRAKANKSYTVSDWMKIEQQRGISVSSSVLNFPFEGCMFNLVDTPGHQDFCEDTYRALTAVDAALVLIDSVNGVEKQTIRLMNVCRMRHTPIITFINKMDLDGRHVLDLLDQIESVLQIKTAPFTLPIGVGKLFKGVYSIAENTFHTFNPDDGKQEIIQMEGPDDPRLVELCGENWVNQFKEEYEMVTGGMDPFDHEKFLKGEMCPVFFGSAVNNFGVRQLLNAFAKLAPPPMIRDTDKRPVKPDEDAFSAFVFKIQANMDPKHRDRTAFLRICSGSFTRGEKVFHVRTGRDIRLAAPTAFLAKDKEVIDHAWAGDIVGINDPGLFRIGDTLTDGEKMNFTGIPDFAPEHFARVTLLNPLKSKQMAKGLAELSEEGATQLYEPLKSAVPVVGVVGELQFDVLKFRLQSEYGADVQLDRVPAHCIRWVKGPEADVGKFAEEYAGDCMMDKERNLVCLFPNEYRLNLALKNYERLSFAETSQG; this is translated from the coding sequence ATGAATCCAGAAATTGAAAAACGCCGCACTTTCGCTATTGTCAGCCACCCTGACGCCGGTAAAACCACCATCACCGAAAAATTCCTGTGGTACGGGAATGTGATTCGCGAGGCTGGTCACGTGCGCGCGAAGGCCAACAAGAGCTACACTGTTAGTGACTGGATGAAGATTGAACAGCAGCGTGGTATTTCTGTTTCGAGTTCCGTGCTGAACTTCCCGTTTGAAGGTTGCATGTTCAACCTCGTCGATACCCCGGGGCATCAGGACTTCTGCGAAGACACGTACCGTGCGCTTACCGCTGTCGATGCTGCTCTCGTGCTTATCGATAGCGTGAATGGTGTTGAAAAGCAGACGATTCGCTTGATGAATGTCTGCCGCATGCGCCATACGCCGATTATCACGTTCATCAACAAGATGGACTTGGATGGCCGTCATGTGCTTGACTTGCTCGACCAGATTGAAAGCGTTTTGCAGATTAAGACCGCTCCGTTTACGCTCCCGATTGGCGTCGGTAAGCTTTTTAAGGGCGTCTATTCCATCGCCGAAAATACGTTCCACACGTTCAACCCGGACGATGGCAAGCAAGAGATTATCCAGATGGAAGGCCCGGACGATCCGCGTCTCGTTGAACTTTGTGGTGAAAACTGGGTGAACCAGTTTAAGGAAGAATACGAAATGGTCACGGGCGGTATGGATCCGTTCGACCACGAAAAGTTCCTGAAGGGCGAAATGTGCCCGGTGTTCTTCGGTTCTGCAGTGAACAACTTCGGTGTGCGTCAGCTTTTGAACGCTTTTGCAAAACTCGCTCCGCCGCCGATGATCCGCGACACCGACAAGCGCCCGGTCAAGCCGGACGAAGACGCTTTCAGCGCATTTGTCTTCAAGATTCAGGCCAACATGGACCCGAAACACCGCGACCGCACGGCATTCCTCCGCATTTGCTCGGGCAGCTTTACCCGTGGCGAAAAGGTTTTCCACGTGCGTACGGGTCGTGACATCCGCTTGGCAGCTCCGACCGCATTCCTCGCGAAGGACAAGGAAGTCATTGACCACGCCTGGGCGGGCGATATTGTGGGTATTAACGACCCGGGACTTTTCCGCATTGGCGATACGCTCACGGACGGCGAAAAGATGAACTTCACGGGCATCCCGGACTTTGCTCCGGAACACTTTGCCCGCGTGACGCTCTTGAACCCGCTCAAGTCCAAGCAGATGGCGAAGGGCCTTGCCGAACTTTCGGAAGAAGGTGCAACGCAGCTTTATGAACCGCTCAAGTCCGCTGTGCCTGTCGTGGGCGTTGTGGGTGAACTCCAGTTCGACGTGCTCAAGTTCCGTTTGCAGAGCGAATACGGTGCCGACGTGCAGCTCGACCGCGTGCCCGCCCATTGCATCCGCTGGGTGAAAGGCCCTGAAGCCGATGTTGGCAAGTTCGCTGAAGAATACGCCGGCGATTGCATGATGGATAAGGAACGCAATCTCGTGTGCCTCTTCCCGAATGAGTACCGCCTGAACCTTGCGCTCAAAAACTACGAACGCTTGAGCTTCGCTGAAACCTCGCAAGGGTAG